From Actinomycetota bacterium, a single genomic window includes:
- a CDS encoding cupin domain-containing protein, which produces MVLRAGGIERFDRGAGVATLPYVGRWNAEGNRVTTGITEFEPGTAIPLHTHNVEESVFILEGEATAVVDGDSFDLEAGDATWVPAGVPHRFANRGPGRMRIYWVYGGREVTRTIVATGETFEHLSESDRGATRSP; this is translated from the coding sequence ATGGTCCTGCGGGCCGGTGGGATCGAGCGCTTCGACCGCGGGGCCGGGGTGGCGACCCTGCCCTATGTGGGCAGGTGGAACGCCGAGGGCAACCGGGTGACGACGGGGATCACCGAGTTCGAGCCGGGCACGGCCATCCCCCTGCACACCCACAACGTCGAGGAGAGCGTCTTCATCCTCGAGGGCGAGGCGACCGCCGTGGTCGACGGGGACAGCTTCGACCTGGAGGCTGGCGACGCCACCTGGGTGCCGGCCGGGGTGCCGCACCGGTTCGCCAACCGCGGCCCGGGCCGGATGCGGATCTACTGGGTCTACGGCGGCCGCGAGGTCACCCGCACCATCGTGGCCACCGGAGAGACCTTCGAGCACCTGTCCGAGTCCGACCGCGGCGCCACCCGGAGCCCGTGA
- a CDS encoding putative quinol monooxygenase has product MYTVIVNLQVKPDMVEAFLEAMGENSRASRRDEPGCLRFDVHRDNDDPSHFVLYELYADERAFTEAHRSAPHYEKWRAAAAELLEPGGQVNTFATPVFPGDLPEAGR; this is encoded by the coding sequence ATGTACACCGTGATCGTGAACCTGCAGGTGAAGCCGGACATGGTCGAGGCCTTCCTGGAGGCGATGGGGGAGAACTCGCGGGCGTCGCGGCGCGACGAGCCCGGCTGCCTGCGCTTCGACGTCCACCGGGACAACGACGATCCCAGCCACTTCGTCCTCTACGAGCTGTACGCCGACGAGCGCGCCTTCACCGAGGCCCACCGGAGCGCCCCCCACTACGAGAAGTGGCGGGCCGCCGCGGCCGAGCTGCTGGAGCCGGGCGGGCAGGTCAACACCTTCGCCACCCCGGTGTTCCCCGGGGACCTGCCCGAGGCCGGCCGGTGA